The Desmonostoc muscorum LEGE 12446 genome includes a region encoding these proteins:
- a CDS encoding DUF4231 domain-containing protein has protein sequence MTTSELTNLEQKNQSPISDKVENLSSSAEERKLFTLKVVEYLLLAIFVSAVLFINFFSTDKTVVIYGVISLTFLFFLLLINRQVFQDSKKLADRSELSRKAELYTYLLANNNSWNQNTLTLARGKALQYCQDLIDDYKRIRGVSRNLYYSLQIATVILSGVTPILVLVDKLESGQPWLKWLPVLCPALASILASIVTSFPFQKNSIAANTAVELLEAEQEKFILGVTQPYRCYDVSDEIQQQQKASQALEYFIVQVNNIHLNQVQQTGETQSEKTESASSNESDKEATNQKQA, from the coding sequence ATGACTACTTCTGAATTAACTAATCTTGAACAGAAAAACCAAAGTCCAATTTCTGATAAAGTTGAAAATTTATCTTCTTCAGCAGAAGAAAGAAAGTTATTTACCTTAAAGGTAGTTGAGTATTTATTACTTGCTATTTTTGTTTCTGCCGTTCTATTTATTAATTTTTTCTCAACCGATAAAACAGTAGTAATTTATGGAGTAATATCTCTAACTTTTTTGTTCTTTTTGTTATTAATCAATCGACAAGTCTTTCAAGATTCTAAAAAATTGGCTGACAGATCCGAACTGTCTAGAAAAGCTGAACTATATACTTACCTATTGGCTAATAATAACTCTTGGAATCAAAATACTCTGACTTTAGCTAGAGGCAAGGCTTTACAATATTGCCAAGACTTAATTGATGATTATAAAAGAATTAGGGGTGTATCAAGGAACCTTTACTACAGTTTGCAAATAGCAACAGTTATTTTATCAGGGGTCACACCAATTTTAGTTCTAGTAGACAAATTAGAATCAGGACAACCTTGGCTAAAGTGGCTCCCTGTTCTCTGCCCAGCTCTTGCTTCCATACTTGCCAGTATAGTTACCTCTTTTCCTTTTCAAAAGAATTCTATTGCTGCTAACACAGCCGTTGAATTGTTAGAAGCTGAACAAGAGAAATTTATATTGGGAGTAACTCAACCTTATCGTTGCTATGATGTGTCTGACGAAATCCAACAGCAACAAAAAGCAAGTCAGGCACTAGAATACTTTATTGTTCAAGTAAATAATATTCATCTCAACCAAGTGCAACAAACGGGCGAGACGCAATCAGAGAAAACAGAATCGGCATCATCCAATGAGTCAGACAAAGAGGCAACTAATCAGAAACAAGCCTAA